In the Quercus lobata isolate SW786 chromosome 5, ValleyOak3.0 Primary Assembly, whole genome shotgun sequence genome, one interval contains:
- the LOC115989601 gene encoding uncharacterized protein LOC115989601 isoform X2, whose translation MANGEEKSNDDLYAVLGLEKECTASELRNAYKKLALRWHPDRCSASGNSKFVEEAKQKFQAIQQAYSVLSDSNKRFLYDVGVYDSDDDDENGMGDFLNEMAVMMSQTKSNEKGEETFEELQDLFEELFQGNDDTFGSSSQTTTSETSSSNNKRNSSEMNLGISDLEGNLNFQNFCIGTGGTTRRCHEGEGGKRSSRRSRR comes from the exons ATGGCAAATGGAGAAGAGAAAAGCAATGATGATTTGTATGCAGTGTTGGGGTTGGAAAAGGAATGCACTGCTTCGGAGCTCAGAAATGCTTATAAGAAACTTGCACTG AGATGGCACCCAGATCGTTGTTCAGCATCAGGGAATTCAAAGTTCGTGGAAGAAGCTAAGCAAAAATTCCAGGCCATCCAACAAGCCTATTCTG TTCTATCTGACTCGAACAAAAGGTTTCTGTACGATGTAGGAGTCTACGACAGTGATGATGACGACGAAAAT GGAATGGGTGATTTTCTGAATGAGATGGCAGTGATGATGAGCCAGACAAAATCTAAT GAAAAGGGGGAGGAGACCTTTGAGGAATTGCAGGACTTGTTTGAAGAGTTGTTTCAAGGGAACGATGATACTTTTGGCTCAAGCTCACAGACTACAACCAGTGAAACTTCTAGTTCCAACAACAAACGCAATTCCTCTGAAATGAATTTAGGGATTTCAGATTTGGAGGGTAACTTGAACTTTCAGAATTTCTGTATAGGG ACAGGTGGAACAACAAGAAGATGCCATGAAGGGGAAGGGGGTAAGAGAAGTTCCAGGAGGAGCCGGCGATAG
- the LOC115989601 gene encoding uncharacterized protein LOC115989601 isoform X1, whose translation MANGEEKSNDDLYAVLGLEKECTASELRNAYKKLALRWHPDRCSASGNSKFVEEAKQKFQAIQQAYSVLSDSNKRFLYDVGVYDSDDDDENGMGDFLNEMAVMMSQTKSNEKGEETFEELQDLFEELFQGNDDTFGSSSQTTTSETSSSNNKRNSSEMNLGISDLEGNLNFQNFCIGVEQQEDAMKGKGVREVPGGAGDRRRHGRKQKVSSGHDVSSTNYSGISV comes from the exons ATGGCAAATGGAGAAGAGAAAAGCAATGATGATTTGTATGCAGTGTTGGGGTTGGAAAAGGAATGCACTGCTTCGGAGCTCAGAAATGCTTATAAGAAACTTGCACTG AGATGGCACCCAGATCGTTGTTCAGCATCAGGGAATTCAAAGTTCGTGGAAGAAGCTAAGCAAAAATTCCAGGCCATCCAACAAGCCTATTCTG TTCTATCTGACTCGAACAAAAGGTTTCTGTACGATGTAGGAGTCTACGACAGTGATGATGACGACGAAAAT GGAATGGGTGATTTTCTGAATGAGATGGCAGTGATGATGAGCCAGACAAAATCTAAT GAAAAGGGGGAGGAGACCTTTGAGGAATTGCAGGACTTGTTTGAAGAGTTGTTTCAAGGGAACGATGATACTTTTGGCTCAAGCTCACAGACTACAACCAGTGAAACTTCTAGTTCCAACAACAAACGCAATTCCTCTGAAATGAATTTAGGGATTTCAGATTTGGAGGGTAACTTGAACTTTCAGAATTTCTGTATAGGG GTGGAACAACAAGAAGATGCCATGAAGGGGAAGGGGGTAAGAGAAGTTCCAGGAGGAGCCGGCGATAGACGAAGACATGGCAGGAAACAAAAGGTTTCATCTGGTCATGATGTCTCCTCCACCAACTATTCTGGCATCTCTGTTTGA